The Exiguobacterium mexicanum genome includes a window with the following:
- a CDS encoding FadR/GntR family transcriptional regulator — translation MHGKHASSFHENISKIRTLIVQASLEPGDRLPSERELAETLSISRASVREALRALSFLGIVETRHGGGTFLCEQDRHRYIEILSEFIVTKQTKASDIVDMLRLLERLALTEVEPTPERIALLEGSVETDRAFRQHLIFGLKNELFIRIWSEVNRFYDGTDAGDLYTEDERRRLLEMWREAGMPE, via the coding sequence ATGCATGGAAAACACGCATCCTCATTTCATGAAAACATTTCTAAAATTAGAACGTTGATCGTCCAGGCCTCACTCGAGCCAGGCGACCGTCTCCCGTCAGAACGGGAACTCGCCGAGACGCTATCCATCAGCCGTGCCTCGGTCCGTGAAGCGTTACGGGCACTCAGCTTCCTTGGAATCGTTGAGACGAGACACGGCGGCGGCACGTTTTTATGTGAGCAAGATCGCCATCGATATATTGAGATTTTGTCAGAGTTTATCGTCACGAAACAGACGAAGGCGTCGGACATTGTCGATATGTTGCGACTGCTCGAACGCTTGGCGTTGACGGAAGTCGAACCGACCCCGGAACGCATCGCGTTGCTCGAGGGGAGTGTGGAGACGGACCGTGCCTTCCGGCAGCATCTCATCTTCGGATTGAAGAATGAACTGTTCATTCGAATTTGGAGTGAAGTAAACCGATTTTATGACGGGACGGACGCGGGCGACTTGTATACTGAAGATGAACGTAGACGATTGTTGGAGATGTGGCGTGAGGCGGGGATGCCGGAATGA